Proteins encoded in a region of the Candidatus Aminicenantes bacterium genome:
- a CDS encoding HD domain-containing protein translates to ILASSPMHDIGKIGIPDSILLKKGKLDPEEWEIMKTHTTIGAELLAGHNSSLMKVASSIALTHHERWDGKGYPQGMKSEEIPLVGRIVALSDVLDALLSDRPYKKSWPMENALNEIEALRGKAFDPSLVDALHEALPEIKDILHRIESKTLTQL, encoded by the coding sequence TCATCCTCGCTTCCAGCCCCATGCATGACATCGGAAAAATCGGCATCCCCGACTCCATCCTCCTGAAAAAGGGAAAGCTGGACCCGGAGGAGTGGGAAATCATGAAGACGCATACCACCATCGGCGCCGAACTGCTGGCGGGGCACAACAGCTCCCTGATGAAAGTCGCCTCCAGCATCGCCTTGACGCATCACGAACGCTGGGATGGGAAGGGTTATCCGCAGGGTATGAAAAGCGAAGAGATCCCGCTGGTGGGACGGATCGTGGCCCTCTCCGATGTCCTCGACGCGCTTCTTTCCGATCGCCCTTACAAGAAAAGCTGGCCCATGGAGAACGCCCTGAACGAGATCGAGGCGCTGAGGGGAAAAGCGTTCGATCCCAGCCTGGTGGACGCCCTGCATGAGGCCCTGCCCGAGATCAAGGACATCCTGCACAGGATCGAATCCAAAACGCTGACCCAATTATAA